The Euryarchaeota archaeon genome includes a region encoding these proteins:
- a CDS encoding hydroxymethylglutaryl-CoA synthase: MAGIVSYGAMIPRYRIKAEEIARVWGEDPDSIKSGLNVHEKSVASPDEDTITLSVEAARIAMRRGHVDPKKIGAIFVGSESHPYAVKPSATIVTEAIGASPYLTAGDFEFACKAGTVGMQSVMGMCGSGMIEYGLAIGADTSQGAPGDALEYSASAGAAAFVIGNTNVAAEINDTCSYTTDTPDFWRREGQKYPTHGGRFTGEPSYFKHVIAASERLMQRVKMRPEDYDYAVLHQPNGKFPVRAAKKLGFKDEQMKTGLLTPVVGNTYSGAALLGLCSILDEAAPGDRVFMCAYGSGAGADAFDLEVKDEIKNVRGYGPTIQELIRNKEYIDYAVYAKFRKKIHRGAAA; this comes from the coding sequence TTGGCAGGAATCGTAAGCTATGGCGCGATGATACCGCGTTACAGGATAAAGGCCGAAGAGATCGCCCGCGTCTGGGGCGAAGACCCAGACTCGATAAAAAGCGGACTCAACGTCCACGAGAAAAGCGTTGCCAGCCCAGACGAGGACACGATCACTTTGAGCGTCGAGGCGGCGCGTATCGCCATGCGCCGTGGGCACGTCGACCCAAAGAAGATCGGCGCAATATTCGTCGGAAGCGAATCGCACCCTTACGCGGTGAAACCGTCCGCGACGATCGTCACCGAGGCCATCGGCGCCTCGCCGTATCTTACGGCGGGGGACTTCGAGTTCGCCTGCAAGGCCGGCACCGTGGGCATGCAAAGCGTCATGGGCATGTGCGGCTCCGGCATGATAGAGTACGGGCTCGCGATCGGCGCCGACACGAGCCAAGGCGCTCCCGGCGACGCCCTCGAATACTCGGCCTCCGCGGGTGCCGCCGCCTTCGTCATCGGCAACACCAACGTCGCAGCCGAGATAAACGACACGTGTTCCTACACGACGGACACCCCTGATTTCTGGCGCCGCGAAGGACAGAAGTACCCGACGCACGGCGGCCGCTTCACCGGCGAGCCATCCTACTTCAAGCACGTGATAGCCGCATCGGAGCGTCTGATGCAGCGCGTCAAGATGCGACCGGAGGACTACGATTACGCGGTCTTGCACCAACCCAACGGGAAGTTCCCCGTGAGAGCGGCGAAGAAACTCGGCTTCAAGGACGAACAGATGAAGACCGGCCTCTTGACGCCCGTCGTCGGGAACACATATTCAGGCGCGGCTCTCCTCGGACTCTGCTCCATCCTCGACGAGGCAGCGCCTGGTGATCGCGTGTTCATGTGCGCGTACGGCTCCGGCGCCGGGGCCGACGCGTTCGACCTAGAGGTCAAGGACGAGATCAAGAACGTGCGCGGCTACGGCCCGACGATCCAGGAGCTCATCAGGAACAAGGAGTACATCGACTACGCCGTGTATGCGAAGTTCCGCAAGAAGATCCACCGGGGGGCGGCCGCATGA
- a CDS encoding helix-turn-helix domain-containing protein, with translation MAVRERIAEKMAGEITLSHEPGATIRKWREIFGISQTDLAQTLGVSPSVISDYESGRRKSPGTMTVQRIVNALLDLDGRRGNVVLRNYSSMLETNEAIIDIRELFVPVSVDKFVEAVDGEVLVPDERGKRELKGYTIIDSVKAITSLTSFEYMKIYGWSSERALIFTGITYGRSPMVAIRVHPMKPSLICYHRPERVDELAVRLARTESIPLVVTRMDIDKMVERLRLL, from the coding sequence ATGGCGGTCCGGGAGAGAATCGCCGAGAAGATGGCCGGCGAGATAACGCTGAGCCACGAACCCGGGGCCACGATACGAAAGTGGCGGGAGATCTTCGGCATTTCGCAGACCGACCTGGCGCAGACGCTCGGCGTCTCCCCGTCCGTGATCTCGGATTACGAGTCCGGCCGCCGCAAGAGTCCGGGGACGATGACGGTACAGCGAATCGTGAACGCCCTTCTCGACCTTGACGGCCGACGCGGCAACGTGGTGCTCAGGAACTATTCCTCGATGCTCGAGACGAACGAGGCCATCATCGACATCCGCGAACTCTTCGTCCCGGTCTCCGTGGACAAGTTCGTCGAAGCCGTCGATGGGGAAGTGCTGGTGCCCGACGAACGCGGGAAACGCGAACTCAAAGGGTACACCATAATCGACTCGGTGAAGGCGATAACGAGCCTCACAAGCTTCGAGTACATGAAGATCTACGGGTGGTCGAGCGAGCGGGCCCTCATCTTCACGGGTATCACCTACGGCAGGTCGCCCATGGTGGCGATCCGCGTGCACCCGATGAAACCCAGCCTCATCTGCTACCATCGCCCGGAGCGCGTCGACGAGCTTGCAGTGAGGCTTGCCCGCACCGAATCCATCCCCCTTGTGGTGACACGGATGGACATCGACAAGATGGTGGAGAGGCTGAGGCTTCTCTAA
- a CDS encoding Lrp/AsnC family transcriptional regulator, with translation MLDDKDALILRELRKNAKMTTKQIAENTGIPRTTVHDRIGKMEVAGIVRKYTVIPSYESIGEATTAFVFISYDQAQRVDQRVLATQVASVPGVYEVHLISGDWDLIVKVRGKDVESIGNLVMEKLRALEGIQKTLTSTVFKTIKEEV, from the coding sequence ATGCTTGACGACAAGGATGCCCTTATTCTTCGAGAGCTCCGCAAGAACGCCAAGATGACGACTAAGCAGATCGCGGAGAACACGGGCATCCCGCGCACCACCGTCCACGACCGCATCGGCAAGATGGAGGTCGCCGGCATCGTCAGGAAATACACGGTCATCCCGAGTTACGAATCTATCGGCGAAGCGACGACCGCGTTCGTCTTCATCAGCTACGACCAAGCCCAGCGGGTGGACCAACGGGTCCTGGCAACGCAGGTCGCATCGGTCCCGGGAGTCTACGAGGTGCACCTCATTTCCGGGGATTGGGACCTCATCGTGAAGGTCCGCGGCAAGGACGTCGAATCGATCGGCAACCTCGTGATGGAGAAACTGCGCGCCCTGGAGGGCATCCAGAAGACGCTCACCTCCACCGTCTTCAAGACCATCAAGGAAGAGGTCTGA
- a CDS encoding S-methyl-5-thioribose-1-phosphate isomerase translates to MSDKSGGARKANQVRLLQAAGDIRSMRIRGATAIARHAVLPLLRWSRSYGAEDANYRRRLVGFADLLEATRPTGVPLHNAMELARTASRRGGKRGAEAACQTFLEWSNTARTEIAALAAGLIRRRSTVLTHCNSQAAIGAIIEAHRMGREVEAIATETRPWRQGLLTVRALAKARVPVRLIVDSAVAHFLPEVDVVMVGADAVARNGDVVNKIGTRLIAHAAKREKVPLYVCCETFKMDFRAATGRAIEIEERAATEIVRPGRIVDVEVRNPVFDVTPAALVGAYVTERGVVGGRGVHRLAKAAFDAAAG, encoded by the coding sequence ATGTCGGATAAGAGTGGGGGCGCGCGGAAAGCAAACCAAGTACGCCTGCTCCAAGCCGCAGGCGACATCCGATCGATGAGGATCCGCGGCGCAACTGCCATCGCCCGCCACGCCGTCCTACCCCTTCTTCGATGGTCGCGCTCTTATGGTGCCGAGGACGCGAATTATCGCCGGCGTCTCGTAGGCTTTGCGGACCTCTTGGAGGCCACGCGACCGACGGGTGTCCCGCTTCATAATGCGATGGAACTTGCGCGGACCGCATCAAGGCGCGGCGGCAAACGCGGGGCGGAGGCGGCGTGCCAGACGTTTCTCGAATGGTCCAACACGGCACGCACGGAAATCGCGGCGCTTGCCGCTGGACTCATCCGCCGTCGCTCGACGGTCTTGACGCACTGCAATAGCCAGGCGGCGATCGGTGCGATAATCGAGGCCCATCGGATGGGCCGAGAGGTCGAGGCGATCGCCACGGAGACACGGCCGTGGCGCCAGGGCCTCCTCACGGTCCGAGCGCTGGCAAAGGCCAGGGTCCCCGTGAGGCTCATCGTCGATTCGGCGGTGGCACATTTCCTTCCCGAGGTGGATGTCGTGATGGTGGGGGCTGACGCGGTGGCACGTAACGGGGACGTAGTGAACAAGATCGGCACACGCCTCATCGCGCACGCCGCGAAAAGGGAGAAGGTGCCGCTTTACGTCTGCTGCGAGACGTTCAAGATGGATTTCCGGGCGGCGACCGGACGGGCCATAGAGATCGAAGAACGGGCGGCGACCGAGATCGTCCGTCCAGGGAGGATAGTGGATGTCGAGGTCCGTAATCCCGTCTTCGACGTGACGCCTGCGGCGTTGGTGGGCGCCTACGTCACCGAGCGGGGAGTGGTCGGCGGGCGGGGCGTCCACAGACTGGCGAAGGCGGCGTTCGACGCGGCCGCCGGATAG
- a CDS encoding polyprenyl synthetase family protein gives MPMDSGNMSPAMESPAPSAKEAEVSATMAERSRLVNDEIERVLAGLEPANFARGMREYLRYSKNRIRPSFAVYAPIRHVLEAGGKRVRPLLCLLACETVGGDLKKALPTAAGIEFLHTFTLVHDDVCDRSLTRRARPTVGAIWGDPVAITVGDGLFALAMRLMSRDSVEAGVSADVAARILAMGADTSLMLAQGQTMDLMFTSRDDVTVDEYMEMIRLKTGVLLEFSLKAGAVIGGGSREQVDAIAEFGAPLGMAFQIRDDVLDLTADPKTLGKPLGGDIRTGKRTLIVAHGVENSPKRDVLIEILNKPEDETTMADVATASEILQDAGSIEYAQQRARSLVSKAKRALSALPRNDGAGSLMALHSVADFIMARTH, from the coding sequence GTGCCGATGGATTCGGGGAACATGAGCCCGGCGATGGAGTCACCGGCCCCCTCAGCCAAGGAGGCGGAGGTATCGGCCACGATGGCCGAACGGAGCCGCCTCGTCAATGACGAGATCGAACGCGTCCTTGCTGGCCTCGAACCCGCGAATTTTGCGCGCGGCATGCGCGAATACCTTCGCTACAGCAAGAACCGCATAAGGCCCAGTTTCGCCGTCTACGCCCCGATAAGGCACGTTCTTGAGGCGGGGGGAAAACGGGTGAGGCCGCTTCTTTGCCTGCTCGCCTGCGAGACGGTCGGCGGCGACTTGAAGAAGGCGCTTCCGACGGCGGCCGGCATCGAGTTCCTCCACACGTTCACGCTTGTCCATGACGACGTCTGCGACCGAAGCCTTACGAGGCGCGCGCGGCCGACCGTTGGCGCGATTTGGGGCGACCCGGTCGCCATCACGGTGGGAGACGGCCTATTCGCGCTGGCGATGCGGTTGATGTCGCGCGACAGCGTCGAGGCCGGGGTCTCCGCCGACGTCGCGGCGCGCATCCTCGCCATGGGCGCCGACACGAGCCTGATGCTCGCCCAAGGGCAGACCATGGACCTGATGTTCACGAGCCGCGACGACGTGACGGTCGACGAGTACATGGAGATGATCCGCCTGAAGACGGGGGTGCTCCTCGAATTCAGCCTAAAGGCGGGCGCGGTCATCGGCGGCGGCTCCCGCGAACAGGTGGACGCGATTGCGGAATTCGGCGCCCCCCTCGGGATGGCGTTCCAGATCCGCGATGACGTCCTGGACCTCACTGCCGACCCCAAGACCCTCGGGAAACCGCTTGGCGGGGACATCCGGACGGGCAAGAGGACGCTCATCGTTGCCCATGGCGTAGAAAACTCGCCCAAGCGCGATGTCTTGATCGAGATCCTGAACAAACCAGAGGACGAGACGACGATGGCCGACGTGGCGACCGCCAGCGAGATCCTTCAGGACGCGGGCTCGATCGAGTACGCCCAACAACGCGCGCGCTCCCTCGTCTCGAAAGCGAAGAGGGCGCTTTCTGCGCTACCGCGTAACGACGGGGCCGGGTCCCTCATGGCGCTACACAGCGTCGCGGATTTCATCATGGCCAGAACCCACTAG